A single window of Methanothermobacter marburgensis str. Marburg DNA harbors:
- the pstC gene encoding phosphate ABC transporter permease subunit PstC, with the protein MISKTRENLIEKGLFVTAIFSIIAILLIITFIFREGIPIFQDYGVINFIFGMDWAPSDGKYGVFTMIVGSLCITLLSLAIAVPLSILCAIFMAEVAPEIMRKILKPVIETLAAIPSVVYGFFGLIVLVPYVRANIGGTGFGMLTAALILTVMIMPTIISVSEDAIRSVPLEYKEASLALGATHWQTIRRVIFPAAIPGIITSIILGMGRAIGETLAVIMVAGNVTQIPSSILDPVRALTSNIALEMGYATGLHYSALFGTAIILFVLIMILLVVANYFHYKKKIVIGGGYL; encoded by the coding sequence ATGATCAGCAAGACAAGGGAAAATCTCATTGAGAAGGGTCTTTTTGTAACGGCGATCTTCTCAATAATCGCTATACTGCTCATAATAACCTTCATATTCCGTGAGGGAATCCCGATATTCCAGGACTATGGTGTGATAAATTTCATATTCGGAATGGACTGGGCACCGTCTGATGGTAAGTACGGCGTCTTCACGATGATAGTTGGATCCCTTTGCATCACTCTCCTCTCACTTGCAATAGCGGTTCCACTATCAATCCTATGCGCTATATTCATGGCAGAGGTGGCCCCTGAGATAATGCGTAAAATCCTTAAACCCGTGATAGAGACCCTTGCAGCAATACCCTCTGTGGTATACGGATTCTTTGGTCTCATAGTTCTGGTACCCTATGTGAGGGCCAACATAGGGGGCACGGGTTTTGGAATGCTCACAGCAGCACTCATACTCACGGTCATGATCATGCCCACAATCATAAGTGTATCAGAGGACGCCATAAGGTCAGTACCCCTCGAGTACAAGGAGGCATCCCTTGCACTGGGAGCAACCCACTGGCAGACCATACGCAGGGTCATTTTCCCCGCAGCAATTCCCGGTATAATAACATCCATCATACTGGGTATGGGCCGTGCCATAGGTGAGACCCTGGCCGTTATAATGGTTGCAGGAAACGTTACACAGATACCATCATCCATCCTGGACCCTGTAAGGGCCCTCACATCCAACATAGCACTTGAAATGGGATATGCAACGGGACTTCACTACAGCGCCCTTTTCGGAACAGCCATCATACTCTTCGTGCTGATAATGATCCTGCTGGTTGTTGCAAACTACTTCCATTACAAGAAAAAGATCGTTATAGGTGGAGGATACCTCTAG
- the pstA gene encoding phosphate ABC transporter permease PstA codes for MSFRIISPKTSQKIMTGVLWASGLVTILILIVIIGYIILKGLPALTPEFLLSEPIDSGRAGGIAPMIVSSIYVTLIAGIIATPLGVGAAVYMAEYATEERIVKLIKFGAETLASIPSIVFGLFGLAFFVVFLGLGWSILSGGLVLALMALPTIFQVSQVSIETVPQSYREGSLALGATKWETIYRVVVPAALPGITTGVILGMARAISEAAAVMFVVGSALAMPISIFDPGRPLPLHLYIIATEGLSLKNAYGTAAVLVIIVLLITVLTNTLVDRYRRKMMGR; via the coding sequence ATGTCTTTCAGGATAATATCACCAAAAACCAGTCAGAAGATCATGACAGGAGTGCTGTGGGCATCAGGTCTTGTAACAATACTCATCCTGATTGTTATAATAGGATACATAATACTCAAGGGCCTTCCAGCACTGACCCCAGAATTCCTGCTGTCTGAACCCATTGACTCGGGAAGGGCAGGCGGGATAGCTCCGATGATCGTATCAAGCATATACGTTACCCTCATCGCAGGAATAATCGCAACTCCACTTGGTGTCGGTGCGGCTGTTTACATGGCTGAATACGCCACAGAGGAAAGGATAGTGAAGCTCATAAAGTTCGGTGCAGAGACACTGGCCTCCATACCATCAATAGTATTCGGTCTCTTTGGCCTGGCATTCTTCGTTGTATTCCTGGGTCTCGGATGGTCAATCCTTTCAGGGGGCCTTGTACTGGCACTCATGGCCCTTCCAACAATCTTCCAGGTTTCCCAGGTGTCCATTGAGACCGTCCCACAGTCATACAGGGAGGGGAGCCTGGCACTGGGTGCCACAAAATGGGAGACCATCTACCGTGTCGTTGTACCTGCAGCACTGCCAGGTATAACCACAGGAGTTATACTTGGAATGGCAAGGGCGATATCAGAGGCGGCAGCGGTAATGTTTGTTGTTGGATCGGCGCTTGCAATGCCCATCTCCATATTTGACCCTGGAAGACCCCTACCACTCCACCTCTATATAATAGCCACAGAGGGGCTTTCACTCAAAAATGCATATGGAACCGCAGCGGTCCTCGTAATAATCGTGCTCCTCATCACGGTTCTCACGAACACTCTTGTTGATAGATACAGAAGGAAGATGATGGGAAGATAG
- the pstB gene encoding phosphate ABC transporter ATP-binding protein PstB has translation MYRIEVEDLNVYFDEAHILKDVNLKIPKNTVTALIGPSGCGKSTFIRTLNRMNDVIPGFRHEGHVYLDGVDIYDPQMDVVELRKKVGMVFQKPNPFPKSIFENVAYGLRVHGYDDRDFIEERVEESLKAAALWDEVKDKLDKSALGLSGGQQQRLCIARTIAIEPEVILMDEPCSALDPISTTKIEDLIHKLKRDYTIIIVTHNMQQATRVSKYTAFFLHGEIVESGLTEEIFIEPRDKRTEDYITGRFG, from the coding sequence ATGTACAGAATTGAAGTTGAAGACCTCAACGTTTACTTTGACGAGGCACACATCCTCAAGGATGTGAACCTGAAGATTCCAAAAAACACCGTCACGGCCCTGATAGGGCCCTCAGGTTGTGGGAAGTCCACATTCATCAGGACACTCAACAGGATGAACGACGTCATCCCGGGGTTCAGACACGAGGGACATGTATACCTTGATGGCGTGGACATCTATGACCCCCAGATGGACGTTGTGGAGCTCAGGAAGAAGGTTGGCATGGTCTTTCAGAAGCCCAACCCCTTCCCAAAGTCAATATTTGAGAACGTGGCCTACGGACTCAGAGTTCACGGCTACGATGACAGGGACTTCATAGAGGAAAGAGTGGAGGAGAGCCTCAAGGCAGCGGCACTCTGGGACGAGGTTAAGGATAAGCTTGATAAGTCCGCCCTTGGTCTTTCAGGTGGTCAGCAGCAGAGACTCTGCATCGCAAGGACCATAGCAATAGAGCCAGAGGTCATACTGATGGACGAACCATGCTCAGCCCTTGACCCGATATCCACCACCAAGATAGAGGACCTCATTCACAAGCTGAAGAGGGATTACACAATAATCATAGTCACCCATAACATGCAGCAGGCAACAAGGGTCTCAAAGTACACGGCGTTCTTCCTGCACGGTGAAATAGTTGAGAGCGGGCTTACTGAGGAGATATTCATAGAACCCCGGGATAAGAGGACCGAGGACTACATTACAGGAAGGTTCGGATGA
- a CDS encoding phosphate signaling complex PhoU family protein produces the protein MIGVILENKLSKVLNEAVEYGNVTSERVRNAVASYIRKDVETAERIIEETSAVNEESYRIEDDCLKIIGLHQPVAKDLRLASAILRTSIELERINILSAYIARYAIDSTDTVIPPHIEFMSQTIQDMINDALGALMNRDIQLLKRSTKNYLQLQEFYNQLHDSQGEFMESGNLVLVARNLLSMGHHVMGMDDRIAYLIVGKRVIHHKVFYSVLMK, from the coding sequence TTGATTGGTGTTATCCTTGAAAACAAACTTTCAAAGGTGCTGAATGAGGCTGTTGAATATGGTAATGTGACATCTGAGAGGGTCAGGAACGCTGTAGCCAGCTATATTAGGAAGGATGTTGAAACCGCTGAAAGGATAATAGAGGAAACATCAGCTGTTAATGAGGAGAGCTACAGAATAGAGGATGACTGTCTCAAAATCATTGGGCTCCACCAGCCTGTAGCAAAGGACCTCAGACTCGCCTCTGCCATACTGAGAACATCAATTGAACTTGAAAGGATAAACATACTCTCAGCCTACATTGCAAGGTATGCCATTGACAGCACCGACACCGTCATACCACCCCACATTGAGTTCATGTCACAGACCATCCAGGACATGATAAATGACGCCCTTGGAGCCCTCATGAACAGGGACATACAGCTACTCAAGAGGTCCACCAAGAATTATCTTCAGCTGCAGGAATTCTATAACCAGCTCCATGATTCGCAGGGGGAGTTCATGGAGTCAGGTAACCTGGTTCTGGTTGCAAGGAACCTTCTCAGTATGGGGCACCATGTCATGGGGATGGATGACAGGATAGCATACCTTATAGTGGGTAAGAGGGTTATACATCACAAGGTATTCTACAGCGTACTCATGAAATAG
- a CDS encoding DUF2226 domain-containing protein: MDYRALRSSSIPEFSYIRILSGESEAIVFIMKGMIVGAWHLNLNTLEESHSHKAMEKIEIGDDSIIEVYEADGDLFSTLIELNDESKLSIPLEADIIINEMFMDVSSRDELLERYRIRVPSDDSIERLINDYKSKEDF, from the coding sequence ATGGATTACAGGGCCCTCAGGAGTTCATCAATCCCTGAGTTTTCTTATATCAGGATTTTAAGCGGTGAAAGTGAGGCCATAGTCTTCATAATGAAGGGGATGATAGTGGGGGCCTGGCACCTCAACCTCAACACACTTGAGGAGTCACACAGCCACAAGGCAATGGAGAAAATAGAAATAGGTGATGATTCAATCATTGAGGTTTATGAGGCTGATGGGGACCTCTTCAGCACACTCATTGAACTCAACGATGAATCAAAACTTTCAATACCCCTTGAGGCAGATATAATAATCAATGAGATGTTCATGGATGTCTCCTCAAGGGATGAGCTCCTTGAAAGGTACAGGATAAGGGTTCCAAGTGATGATTCAATTGAAAGACTTATCAATGACTATAAATCCAAGGAGGACTTTTAG
- the phoU gene encoding phosphate signaling complex protein PhoU → MEKKYPRILFRKKLKDLRKDMEEVSQKTLKTHKIAVDLLMEYDDDKKEKVIKNSKIIDEMVFHLERKSISLIASEQPVARDLRFIEACIKVGSHLKRIGYLAANIAEAAEKLKDEEIPRKPLEDLKHMSDFVQMMLSKGIYAFLDQNMDMARELRHDDDKVDDLFDQTLEHVTASMFEDKEAISYLVNLLFIARFLERVGDRAVSIADRTIFMITCEKP, encoded by the coding sequence ATGGAGAAGAAATATCCGCGGATACTCTTCCGCAAAAAGCTTAAGGACCTCAGAAAGGACATGGAGGAAGTTTCCCAGAAAACCCTGAAGACGCATAAGATTGCAGTCGACCTCCTGATGGAATACGATGATGATAAGAAGGAGAAGGTCATCAAAAACAGTAAGATAATTGATGAAATGGTTTTCCACCTTGAAAGAAAATCAATAAGTTTAATAGCATCTGAACAGCCAGTTGCACGTGATCTCAGATTCATAGAGGCATGTATCAAGGTCGGAAGCCACCTTAAGAGGATAGGTTACCTCGCAGCAAATATCGCAGAGGCAGCTGAGAAACTTAAGGATGAGGAGATACCCCGAAAACCTCTGGAGGACCTCAAACACATGTCTGACTTTGTCCAGATGATGCTATCCAAGGGAATCTATGCATTTCTGGACCAGAACATGGACATGGCAAGGGAACTTCGGCACGACGATGATAAGGTGGATGACCTCTTTGACCAGACACTGGAGCATGTAACAGCGAGCATGTTTGAGGATAAGGAGGCAATATCCTACCTTGTTAACCTTCTGTTCATAGCAAGATTCCTTGAGAGGGTTGGTGACAGGGCTGTTAGCATTGCAGATAGAACAATTTTCATGATAACCTGTGAAAAGCCATGA
- a CDS encoding fumarate hydratase, translating into MIRQEMVEETVCRLFREAVIRIPDDVTLALKKAYLNEEDEIALLNLKAILDNIELARKMEVPVCQDTGLPIVFVRMGNVEVENLYGGIVAGVERATQEVPLRPNVVDPLTRENTGTNTGHLIPQVDVEIAEDLDGLEITVFPKGFGSENNNALLMGLPGDGAEGVRDFVVETVLRAGGKPCPPVIVGVGIGGSSDLAMKLAKKALLGRVGERNPVKELASLEESILDSVNEAGCGPMGMGGKTTALDVKIRTAHTHTAGLPVGVCIQCWAARRATATIRDD; encoded by the coding sequence ATGATCAGGCAGGAGATGGTTGAGGAGACAGTGTGCCGTCTGTTCAGGGAGGCCGTTATCAGAATCCCTGATGATGTCACCCTTGCACTGAAAAAGGCCTACCTCAACGAGGAGGACGAGATAGCCCTCCTGAACCTCAAGGCCATCCTTGATAACATTGAACTTGCAAGGAAGATGGAGGTACCTGTATGTCAGGATACAGGGCTCCCCATAGTGTTTGTGAGGATGGGGAACGTTGAGGTTGAAAACCTCTACGGGGGTATAGTTGCAGGGGTTGAGAGGGCCACACAGGAGGTCCCCCTCAGACCAAACGTTGTTGACCCACTCACAAGGGAGAATACCGGGACAAACACAGGGCATCTGATTCCACAGGTGGATGTTGAAATTGCAGAGGACCTTGATGGACTTGAAATAACGGTATTCCCCAAGGGTTTCGGATCAGAGAACAACAATGCGCTCCTAATGGGGCTTCCAGGTGATGGTGCTGAAGGTGTCAGGGACTTTGTTGTTGAGACCGTCCTCAGAGCCGGTGGAAAACCCTGCCCACCCGTGATTGTGGGTGTGGGAATCGGCGGCTCATCAGACCTTGCAATGAAACTTGCAAAGAAGGCCCTGCTTGGAAGGGTGGGGGAGAGAAACCCTGTAAAAGAACTCGCATCCCTTGAAGAGAGCATACTTGACTCGGTAAATGAAGCAGGCTGTGGCCCAATGGGTATGGGTGGTAAAACAACGGCACTCGATGTTAAGATAAGGACCGCCCATACACACACCGCCGGGCTGCCGGTGGGTGTCTGCATACAGTGCTGGGCCGCGAGGAGAGCCACAGCCACCATCAGGGACGATTGA